A stretch of Lathyrus oleraceus cultivar Zhongwan6 chromosome 6, CAAS_Psat_ZW6_1.0, whole genome shotgun sequence DNA encodes these proteins:
- the LOC127097397 gene encoding uncharacterized protein LOC127097397 isoform X1, which produces MDRSKSRTDLLAAGKKKLQQYRQKKDNKGGSSRGKSSKKSSKNQLPESDADAASVTSTGSSQVTDGNVETNSDSNVVITEPIESQPLGSSTAADNVDPSVDSSSVGKTSDTGEETDLDSNAKLALQGRGVHEKDSELSAQDQGGSSQNIGANVAKDASFTSSSAPDNVDPSFDSSSVVMTYDTSHKTELDSSDNLALEGHGVHENDSELSAQDQGVSSLNVGADVADVSLRTPNSEGGTTHDHASKPVDLLSPHASITTAVDESITIEKESEEKERLLPLSEDISSTYVVQTREDQVTNLGAMQEADDLDMAKSCQSTDAIIDDQKDIPLFEASEGDQSLSGITTENTIIKEASHEAEQLDRPVELFSSLDIVSDKHSGSNKGQQCTLVVSAADDSTHELSTRASTRLFDLSPISDASSVNLLQLAEFIRGLNEEEYQFLLKARGSFSDADPLTSSSVLPNHDFSEVFQRLKEELFLAHMMQNIFSMQLAEQLDLQLEYDYHRHQLIGELSQLRDSRNEVNENNQRLNEELANCRVELQNSSSKSVELQNQFDTAMTGIEALSARLVELQINFEMSQIDSLDLSTELADCRSLISSLQDEKKGVSETLDLVISEKNKLAEEKEFNLCESQKLATELSGLKSSMEAVEVENSNLIDRISLVTEESNTFKAEINHLLQEIDRVSLDLVENKDLVASLQSENSNLNGNLQLSVDKIKNLEDENLSVVLENQRLNSQIVSIQEQLSIEKGERMRFEDDLKEATTHLEQLSKKNVSLNSTLDEHKVKISEIAVTKDSRQIGQGLDDGAAGGPFENIPEQEIFNDSLGFVSLTTDLNEVENVLVKLEKAIDKLHSQSLISGGTAEKVSSPVVSRLIQAFEPKVNETEHEVELSVSTDAQSQSNSFIKLTKEQVGNLRKLLSKWKLDVQSADALFKGERDGRKIGDAKYGDLEGQFEGLKQHCSDLEASNVELAVQYETVKQLMGDVQEKKCHLEEICEALKQEDIHLKAKNSELYDKLGYCHSKMIELLTEMNDVKLSSNEMASVIGSQLENLQKEVTERAVLLEQGWNTTIDEIAKLVTKLNESVGEASHTMVSYYTHDGLHISHLLEVSVSAATEMIFGLQKKLEASNADHEIISMSHKEMTTKCDNLLERNEMAIDVLHKIYSDLRKLMLRSGWSLDEDKIDDQSEALPDLLNYNNYETIMKHLGDIVIEKLELESVTNNMKSELVHKETEYEELKIKCLGLDSVGRLVNDVAGALHVETPNIEINTSPLLHLDSLVSSLVQKTKEAEIQNHATKEDDVSKEMELDELKEKMHYLDMLRLENENEIFVLRESLHQAEEALSTARSQLREKANELDHSEQRVSSIREKLGIAVAKGKGLVVQRDGLKQSLAETSTELERCSQELKLKDTRLHELETKLKIYSEAGERVEALESELSYIRNSANALRESFLLKDSMLQRIEEVLEDLDLPEQFHSSDIIEKIDWLVRSVVGNSLPMNDWEQKDFAGERSYSDAGNAVADSWKDNSQLQPDSGDDAGRRSYSDAGFVVTDSWKDDSQQPDSEGDFQKNFEELQSKYYGLAEQNEMLEQSLMERNSLVQRWEELVDKIDMPSHLRAMEMDDRIEWVGRALSEANHHVDSLQLKIERYESYCGLLNTDLEGSQRRVSTLQEDLKAHTSEREHLSEKIEALRNECEKLSVQTRGAELENENLHAEITSLKDQLEQKAEIEEQIFTIDGKIKKLQDLVGDALSESETEYLVSDGANIDSLEELLRKLIESHAKRVSEALRNEREKLSVQTRGAELENENLHAEITSLKDQLEQKAEIEEQIFTIDGKIKKLQDLVGDALSESVTEYLVSDGANIDCLEELLRKLIENHASLLSMKSMRGVVLDGHHSQNDDATLHEEKSIDMHDKDQADIDRYKKDLEAALSELEHLKEEGGRNLEKQISLSGEVEALSKRTEELQELLNQEEQKSASARDKLNVAVRKGKSLLQQRDSLKQTIGEMNVEMEHLKSEINKREHTIAEHEQKMRQLLTYPDRLEALESESSLLKHRLEETEHHLQEKEYSLKLILNKLGEIDVAGEGHISDPVTKVEWIGKLCSDLHNSVASLEQESRKSKRASELLLAELNEVQERNDSFQEELAKVADELVDLRRERDSAEAAKLEALSHVEKLSTLHEEEKQSHFYELVELKSSMNQVWKGFGEVQNLLAKAFFTDLEFFRNVEVGLELCMKGYNAPNVVDSSSSEEHDGILFKSPDNKTSSVYSDSWSEVGTIDHYNDNTIIENFHLLGHKLQEFLVEVSSLKERIHMHSSSAREQDKTLSKLMRNIQREITSRRESFEKIDTEVNKRDLQLIALRGNVAHLYESCINSVTVLENGKTELLEEKVEFPDQRINLKTPSFDDEISEECVKTLADRLLLAANGFASIKTEFLDANQKEMKATITNLQRELQEKDVQRDIICADLVKQIKDAEAAAKRYSQELHSLRMEEHDLKKQVEVIEGEKKKQIEVIEGEKKILEQRIKELQDRQGIAAELEDKVRSQTGLLAAKDQEIESLMHALDEEEIQMEELTKKNAELEKAVQQKNQEVENLESSRGKVMKKLSVTVSKFDELHHLSGNLLSEIEKLQSQLQEKDSEISFLRQEVTRCTNDDLRASQLNNQRSLDEIVEFFMWVDTIVSRDGMDDIPPDVKSDAQVHEYKEILQKKLMSLISELENLREVAESWDEMLQTEKSKVAELNHKAETLEKSLREKESQLNLLDGVEEAGKGIASSSEIVEVEPVINEWATTGTFVTPQVRSLRKGNSDYVAIAVDEDPGSTSRIEDEDDDKVHGFKSLTSSKIVPRFTRPVTDLLDGLWVSCDRTLMRQPVLRLGIIIYWTIMHALLAFFVV; this is translated from the exons ATGGACAGGAGTAAGAGCCGTACCGATCTACTCGCAGCTGGCAAAAAAAAG CTTCAACAATATCGTCAGAAGAAGGATAATAAAGGTGGTAGTAGCCGTGGGAAATCATCAAAAAAGTCTTCCAAAAATCAGCTACCTGAATCTGATGCTGATGCTGCCAGTGTTACCTCTACAGGATCGTCTCAGGTTACCGATGGAAATGTTGAAACCAACAGTGATTCCAATGTTGTTATCACTGAACCAATAGAATCACAGCCTTTGGGAAGCTCAACAGCCGCTGACAATGTTGATCCATCTGTTGATTCTTCGTCAGTGGGCAAGACATCTGATACAGGTGAGGAAACTGATTTGGATTCTAATGCTAAGTTGGCACTTCAGGGCCGTGGGGTCCATGAGAAGGATTCTGAATTGTCTGCCCAAGATCAAGGAGGGAGTTCTCAGAATATTGGTGCTAATGTGGCAAAAGATGCGTCTTTTACAAGTTCATCGGCTCCTGACAATGTTGATCCATCTTTTGATTCATCATCAGTGGTCATGACATATGATACAAGCCACAAAACTGAATTGGATTCTAGTGATAACTTAGCACTTGAGGGTCATGGAGTCCATGAGAATGATTCTGAATTGTCAGCCCAAGATCAAGGTGTAAGCTCTCTGAATGTTGGCGCTGATGTAGCAGATGTTTCTTTGAGAACTCCAAATAGTGAAGGAGGAACAACACACGATCATGCATCCAAACCTGTTGATCTTTTGTCCCCGCATGCTTCTATTACAACTGCAGTGGATGAGTCTATCACAATTGAAAAAGAGAGTGAAGAAAAGGAAAGATTGTTGCCTTTATCTGAAGATATTTCCAGTACATATGTGGTGCAAACGAGAGAAGATCAGGTAACAAATTTAG GGGCAATGCAGGAAGCTGATGATTTGGATATGGCGAAATCTTGTCAAAGCACTGATGCAATTATAGATGATCAAAAGGATATTCCTTTGTTTGAAGCCAGTGAGGGTGACCAGTCTCTTTCAGGAATTACTACGGAGAATACTATAATCAAGGAGGCATCTCATGAAGCGGAACAACTAGACAGGCCAGTGGAATTATTCTCGTCTCTTGACATTGTGTCAGATAAGCATTCAGGTTCCAATAAAGGCCAGCAATGTACTCTTGTTGTATCTGCAGCTGATGATTCCACTCACGAGTTGTCAACCAGAGCTTCCACCAGATTGTTTGATCTCTCTCCTATTTCTGATGCGAGCTCAGTTAATCTTTTGCAGTTAGCTGAATTTATAAGAGGGCTTAATGAAGAAGAGTACCAGTTTCTGCTCAAGGCAAGAGGATCATTTTCTGATGCAGATCCATTAACTAGTAGTTCAGTTCTACCAAACCATGACTTTTCAGAAGTGTTCCAGAGACTGAAAGAAGAATTGTTTCTTGCTCATATGATGCAAAATATATTCAGTATGCAGCTAGCTGAACAACTGGACCTCCAATTGGAATATGATTATCACCGTCACCAGTTGATTGGTGAACTATCGCAGCTCCGTGATTCACGCAATGAAGTTAATGAGAACAATCAACGGCTTAACGAAGAACTTGCTAACTGCCGTGTAGAACTACAGAATAGTTCTAGCAAGAGTGTAGAACTACAGAACCAATTTGATACTGCAATGACAGGGATTGAAGCTCTTTCTGCCAGATTAGTTGAGCTGCAGATTAATTTTGAAATGTCTCAGATAGATTCATTGGATCTATCCACAGAGTTGGCCGACTGCAGAAGTTTGATCTCAAGTTTACAGGATGAAAAGAAGGGTGTGAGCGAAACTCTTGATTTGGTGATTTCTGAGAAAAATAAACTTGCAGAGGAGAAGGAGTTTAACCTCTGTGAAAGTCAGAAGCTGGCAACTGAATTGTCTGGCTTAAAGAGTTCAATGGAAGCAGTAGAAGTCGAAAATTCCAACTTAATTGACAGGATCTCTTTGGTGACTGAAGAGAGCAATACGTTCAAAGCAGAAATCAATCATCTCTTGCAAGAGATCGATAGAGTTTCATTAGATTTGGTTGAAAATAAAGATTTGGTGGCAAGTCTACAGAGCGAAAATTCCAATTTAAATGGGAACCTTCAATTGTCAGTCGATAAGATTAAAAATCTGGAAGATGAGAATCTATctgttgttcttgagaatcaaaGGCTCAATTCTCAGATTGTTTCCATACAAGAACAGTTATCTATAGAAAAGGGAGAACGGATGAGATTTGAAGATGACCTTAAAGAAGCCACAACGCACTTGGAACAACTTTCCAAGAAAAATGTATCACTTAATAGCACTTTAGATGAGCACAAGGTTAAAATATCAGAAATTGCAGTTACTAAAGATTCTCGGCAGATAGGTCAGGGGCTAGATGATGGTGCAGCAGGGGGACCATTTGAAAATATACCCGAACAAGAAATTTTCAACGATTCTCTTGGGTTTGTTTCATTGACGACTGATTTGAATGAGGTGGAGAATGTTTTGGTGAAGCTTGAAAAGGCAATTGATAAGTTGCATTCTCAATCACTAATCTCTGGCGGGACTGCTGAGAAAGTTTCTTCACCTGTGGTATCAAGATTGATACAGGCTTTTGAACCAAAAGTAAATGAAACTGAGCATGAGGTAGAGTTAAGTGTTTCAACTGATGCTCAGTCACAATCAAACTCATTTATTAAGTTAACCAAAGAGCAAGTAGGAAACTTGAGAAAATTGCTATCAAAGTGGAAGCTGGATGTTCAGAGTGCAGATGCATTGTTCAAGGGGGAACGAGATGGTAGGAAAATTGGGGATGCAAAGTACGGTGATCTTGAGGGCCAGTTTGAAGGATTGAAGCAACATTGTTCAGATTTGGAAGCATCTAACGTCGAACTTGCAGTTCAATATGAAACAGTTAAACAACTTATGGGCGACGTTCAAGAAAAGAAATGTCATCTTGAAGAAATCTGTGAAGCTCTAAAGCAAGAAGATATTCACCTCAAAGCCAAAAATAGTGAACTCTATGACAAGCTTGGATATTGTCATTCAAAAATGATTGAATTGCTTACTGAAATGAATGATGTAAAACTAAGTTCGAATGAGATGGCTTCTGTTATTGGCAGTCAACTGGAAAATTTGCAGAAGGAGGTGACAGAGAGGGCGGTGCTACTTGAGCAAGGCTGGAATACTACTATTGATGAGATTGCTAAGTTAGTTACGAAGCTGAATGAATCAGTTGGGGAAGCATCACATACAATGGTCTCTTATTACACCCATGATGGTTTGCATATCAGTCATTTGTTAGAGGTTTCTGTAAGTGCTGCCACTGAAATGATTTTTGGTCTGCAGAAGAAACTTGAAGCTTCTAATGCAGATCATGAAATAATCTCTATGTCACATAAAGAAATGACCACGAAATGTGATAATCTGCTTGAGAGGAATGAAATGGCTATCGATGTACTACATAAAATATACAGTGACCTGAGGAAACTTATGTTGAGGAGTGGTTGGTCTTTGGATGAAGATAAGATAGATGATCAAAGTGAGGCACTGCCTGATTTGCTGAATTATAATAATTATGAGACCATCATGAAGCATTTGGGGGATATAGTGATCGAAAAGCTGGAATTGGAGTCTGTTACCAATAATATGAAGTCAGAATTGGTGCACAAGGAAACTGAATATGAAGAATTGAAGATAAAGTGTCTTGGTTTAGATTCTGTTGGAAGGCTAGTTAATGATGTTGCAGGTGCGCTGCATGTGGAAACTCCAAATATTGAAATAAACACATCGCCCCTTTTGCACTTAGATTCATTAGTGTCTAGTCTTGTACAGAAAACCAAAGAGGCTGAAATCCAGAATCACGCCACTAAAGAAGATGATGTATCTAAGGAGATGGAATTGGATGAACTGAAAGAAAAAATGCATTATCTAGACATGCTGCGTCTTGAGAATGAAAATGAAATCTTTGTTCTAAGGGAAAGCTTACATCAAGCCGAGGAAGCTCTTTCTACTGCACGTTCTCAATTGCGTGAGAAAGCAAATGAACTCGACCATTCAGAACAAAGAGTATCCTCCATCCGGGAGAAACTTGGCATAGCTGTTGCCAAGGGAAAAGGATTAGTTGTACAGCGGGATGGCCTCAAGCAGTCCCTAGCTGAGACATCTACCGAATTGGAGAGATGCTCGCAAGAGTTGAAGTTGAAAGATACAAGACTCCATGAGCTTGAAACAAAACTTAAGATCTATTCAGAGGCTGGTGAACGCGTGGAAGCTCTGGAATCTGAACTTTCATATATTCGTAATTCAGCTAATGCCTTGAGAGAGTCATTTCTGCTCAAAGATTCAATGCTTCAGAGGATAGAAGAGGTTTTGGAAGACCTAGATCTGCCTGAGCAGTTTCATTCGAGTGATATAATAGAGAAGATTGATTGGTTGGTTAGGTCAGTTGTTGGCAACTCACTGCCCATGAATGACTGGGAGCAGAAAGATTTTGCAGGAGAACGTTCATATTCTGATGCTGGTAATGCTGTCGCAGATTCTTGGAAAGATAATAGTCAGTTACAACCAGATTCAGGGGATGATGCAGGTAGGCGTTCATACTCTGATGCTGGTTTTGTTGTCACAGATTCGTGGAAAGATGATAGTCAGCAACCAGATTCAGAGGGTGATTTTCAAAAAAACTTTGAGGAGTTGCAGAGTAAATACTACGGGCTGGCCGAGCAAAATGAAATGCTGGAGCAGTCATTGATGGAAAGAAACAGCTTAGTTCAGAGATGGGAGGAGCTTGTAGACAAGATTGACATGCCTTCACATTTGCGGGCTATGGAGATGGACGATAGGATTGAATGGGTAGGAAGAGCACTTTCCGAGGCTAATCATCATGTAGATTCTCTGCAGCTGAAGATTGAAAGATATGAAAGCTATTGTGGATTGCTAAATACTGATCTGGAAGGGTCTCAGAGGAGAGTGTCCACTCTTCAAGAAGACCTTAAAGCTCACACATCGGAGAGAGAACACCTTTCTGAAAAAATAGAGGCTCTGAGAAATGAATGCGAGAAACTATCAGTGCAGACAAGGGGAGCTGAACTTGAGAATGAAAATCTGCATGCAGAAATTACTAGTTTGAAGGATCAGTTGGAGCAGAAAGCTGAAATTGAAGAACAGATTTTCACCATCGATGGCAAGATAAAAAAATTACAAGACTTAGTTGGTGATGCTTTGTCAGAATCTGAAACAGAATATCTGGTTTCTGATGGTGCAAATATTGATTCTTTGGAAGAATTGCTGAGAAAGCTTATAGAAAGTCATGCCAAAAGGGTCTCAGAGGCTCTGAGAAATGAACGCGAGAAACTATCAGTGCAGACAAGGGGAGCTGAACTTGAGAATGAAAATCTGCACGCAGAAATTACTAGTTTGAAGGATCAGTTGGAGCAGAAAGCTGAAATTGAAGAACAGATTTTCACCATCGATGGCAAGATAAAAAAATTACAAGACTTAGTTGGCGATGCCTTGTCAGAATCTGTAACAGAATATCTGGTTTCTGATGGTGCAAATATTGATTGTTTGGAAGAATTGCTGAGAAAGCTTATAGAAAATCATGCCAGTCTTTTATCAATGAAATCTATGCGTGGTGTTGTACTTGATGGACATCATTCTCAAAATGACGATGCTACTCTTCATGAGGAAAAAAGTATTGATATGCATGATAAGGATCAAGCGGATATTGATAGATACAAGAAAGATCTGGAGGCAGCTTTGAGCGAATTGGAGCATTTGAAGGAGGAGGGAGGGAGAAATTTGGAAAAGCAAATATCTCTATCTGGTGAAGTTGAAGCTCTGAGTAAAAGAACTGAGGAGTTGCAAGAGCTTCTTAATCAGGAAGAGCAGAAATCTGCTTCTGCAAGAGATAAATTAAATGTTGCAGTCAGGAAAGGGAAGTCATTGCTGCAACAAAGAGACAGTCTAAAACAAACCATTGGAGAGATGAATGTTGAGATGGAGCACTTGAAATCTGAGATCAACAAACGGGAACACACTATTGCAGAGCATGAACAGAAGATGAGACAGTTATTAACCTACCCAGATAGGTTAGAAGCGCTTGAATCTGAGAGTTCTCTTCTGAAGCATCGTTTGGAAGAAACTGAACACCATTTGCAGGAGAAAGAGTATTCCTTGAAACTGATTTTGAACAAGCTAGGTGAGATTGATGTTGCAGGTGAAGGTCATATAAGTGATCCTGTGACAAAGGTGGAATGGATAGGAAAACTGTGTTCTGATCTCCATAATTCCGTCGCGTCTTTGGAACAGGAATCCAGGAAATCTAAAAGAGCATCAGAACTCCTGTTGGCAGAGTTGAACGAGGTTCAAGAAAGGAATGATAGTTTTCAGGAGGAGCTTGCTAAGGTGGCTGATGAACTTGTGGATCTCAGAAGAGAAAGGGATTCAGCGGAGGCTGCCAAACTGGAAGCTCTTTCACATGTTGAAAAGTTGTCTACATTACACGAGGAAGAAAAACAGAGCCATTTTTATGAGCTCGTGGAATTAAAATCTAGCATGAACCAAGTCTGGAAAGGCTTTGGTGAGGTTCAGAATTTACTGGCTAAGGCTTTTTTCACAGATTTGGAATTTTTTCGGAATGTGGAAGTTGGTCTTGAGTTGTGTATGAAAGGATACAATGCTCCAAATGTGGTGGATTCATCTTCCAGCGAAGAACATGATGGTATTTTATTCAAGTCACCTGATAATAAG ACGAGCTCTGTGTATTCAGATTCTTGGTCAGAAGTTGGCACAATTGACCACTATAATGATAATACCATTATTGAAAACTTTCATCTACTTGGGCATAAACTGCAAGAGTTTTTGGTGGAGGTCAGCTCTCTTAAGGAAAGAATACACATGCACTCCAGTTCGGCACGGGAGCAGGACAAAACTCTGTCGAAACTAATGAGAAATATTCAGAGAGAAATTACTTCCCGAAGAGAATCTTTTGAAAAGATAGATACAGAAGTTAATAAACGAGATCTGCAACTTATTGCATTGCGTGGGAACGTTGCCCACCTTTATGAATCATGCATCAATTCTGTCACTGTATTAGAGAACGGAAAAACTGAACTGCTTGAAGAAAAGGTTGAATTTCCAGATCAAAGGATTAACTTGAAAACACCGTCATTTGATGATGAAATATCTGAGGAATGTGTTAAAACCCTGGCTGATAGACTGCTGTTGGCTGCAAATGGGTTCGCTAGCATAAAAACCGAATTTTTAGATGCTAATCAAAAGGAAATGAAGGCTACTATAACAAATTTACAGAGGGAACTTCAGGAAAAGGATGTTCAAAGAGACATAATTTGTGCAGACCTGGTAAAACAGATTAAGGATGCTGAAGCTGCTGCAAAACGTTACTCTCAAGAACTTCATTCTCTTAGGATGGAGGAGCATGATTTGAAAAAACAGGTAGAAGTGATTGAGGGAGAAAAGAAAAAACAGATAGAAGTGATCGAGGGAGAAAAGAAGATACTTGAGCAGAGAATCAAGGAGCTGCAGGACAGGCAAGGGATTGCAGCAGAACTAGAGGATAAAGTAAGATCTCAGACTGGTTTGCTGGCTGCCAAAGACCAAG AAATTGAATCCTTAATGCATGCACTTGACGAGGAAGAGATACAAATGGAAGAACTGACAAAGAAAAATGCAGAACTTGAAAAGGCTGTTCAACAAAAGAATCAAGAGGTTGAGAACCTTGAATCTTCTCGTGGTAAAGTTATGAAAAAGCTTTCCGTAACTGTAAGCAAGTTTGATGAACTTCACCACCTATCTGGAAATCTCCTTTCTGAGATTGAAAAGCTTCAGTCCCAATTGCAAGAAAAAGATTCCGAAATTTCTTTCTTAAGGCAAGAGGTTACTCGATGCACTAATGATGATCTCCGTGCATCACAACTGAACAACCAGAGAAGTCTGGATGAGATCGTTGAGTTCTTTATGTGGGTTGACACAATTGTATCTCGAGATGGGATGGATGATATACCTCCTGATGTGAAGAGTGATGCTCAGGTTCATGAGTACAAAGAAATACTTCAGAAGAAGTTGATGTCTTTAATATCAGAGTTAGAGAATCTAAGGGAAGTTGCAGAAAGCTGGGATGAAATGTTGCAAACAGAAAAGAGTAAAGTAGCAGAGTTGAACCATAAAGCAGAGACGCTTGAGAAGTCCTTGCGTGAGAAAGAATCACAATTGAATTTGCTTGATGGTGTGGAAGAAGCTGGAAAGGGAATTGCCTCAAGCTCAGAAATTGTGGAGGTAGAACCAGTG ATAAATGAATGGGCAACAACAGGGACATTTGTTACACCTCAAGTTCGCAGTTTGCGCAAGGGCAATAGCGATTATGTTGCCATTGCTGTTGATGAAGATCCTGGTAGTACTAGTAGGATAGAAGATGAAGATGACGACAAGG TTCATGGTTTCAAATCACTCACATCATCCAAAATTGTCCCAAGATTTACCAGACCAGTAACTGACTTGCTTGATGGCTTGTG GGTTTCTTGTGATCGAACTTTAATGAGACAACCGGTTTTGAGGCTTGGAATTATAATTTATTGGACCATAATGCACGCACTTCTTGCTTTCTTTGTTGTCTGA